The following are encoded together in the Methanobrevibacter arboriphilus JCM 13429 = DSM 1125 genome:
- a CDS encoding carboxymuconolactone decarboxylase family protein → MKENVFYGKGMGPIKRDFPDIYEAIVELNDAVYTGKVIDYKTQKFIALAIAASNSDDRAVKKQIQSAINEFNATKDEIMDVLRIVLLTSGMPPFVKAVKILYEVME, encoded by the coding sequence ATGAAAGAAAATGTTTTTTATGGAAAAGGAATGGGACCAATAAAAAGAGATTTTCCTGATATATATGAAGCTATAGTTGAATTAAACGATGCAGTCTATACAGGTAAAGTTATTGATTATAAAACTCAAAAATTCATCGCTTTAGCTATTGCAGCATCAAATTCAGATGATAGGGCTGTTAAAAAACAAATTCAAAGTGCAATTAATGAATTTAATGCTACTAAAGATGAAATCATGGATGTTTTAAGAATTGTTCTACTTACTTCAGGAATGCCTCCATTTGTAAAGGCAGTTAAAATATTATATGAGGTAATGGAATAA